In the genome of Pseudarthrobacter sp. IC2-21, one region contains:
- a CDS encoding sugar ABC transporter ATP-binding protein codes for MNNHPSGLVLAGVSKRFGATHAIIDGDLHLRPGEIHTLLGENGSGKSTLVKIMGGIHRPDAGTVTLDGVPIASRSPRAAMDLGVVTVFQEVLTAGSQSVLENVWLGSHGTFRRALPRAEQRSIARDVLTRIAGEIPLDLPAGQLSLSERQSLCIARALVRNPKVLILDESTASLDVSSRDRLFIEMRRLAAEGTAILFISHRMDEVAEISDRVTVLRSGRTVSTVERSGLSIDRLIADMTGNSGHDATRRQPHEPGKGVLQGSAIALAPESSPIDFELRAGEIVGLAGLEGHGQDQFIKRLAGVTAGPGRVERLLAEGPARLRERNGDALGVAYLPRERRGESLFESMSILENFALPTLGMHRRGGLLSTGSIAKRFEAFAHLLSLRFGTADDAISTLSGGNQQKVLLARWLATDPQILLLNDPTRGVDIGTKREIYAILHRLSSTGMSIVVLSSEVDELVDLADRVLVFRDQTVFAEIPHPGLSTESIVAAYFGQKSEVHS; via the coding sequence GTGAACAACCACCCATCCGGCCTGGTGCTCGCCGGGGTGAGCAAGCGCTTCGGTGCCACACACGCCATCATCGACGGGGACCTGCATCTGCGGCCGGGCGAGATCCACACGCTTCTGGGCGAGAACGGCTCGGGAAAGAGCACACTTGTCAAAATCATGGGAGGCATCCACCGGCCCGACGCCGGCACCGTCACACTGGACGGGGTCCCCATCGCCAGCCGATCGCCGCGGGCGGCCATGGATTTAGGGGTTGTCACGGTGTTCCAGGAGGTCCTCACCGCCGGAAGCCAATCGGTCCTCGAGAACGTTTGGCTCGGGTCCCACGGAACCTTCCGTCGCGCCCTGCCCCGCGCCGAACAGCGGTCTATCGCCCGCGATGTACTCACCCGGATCGCCGGCGAGATTCCGCTTGATCTTCCCGCCGGCCAACTCTCCCTCTCCGAGCGGCAGTCCCTGTGCATCGCCCGCGCGCTGGTGCGCAACCCCAAGGTGCTGATCCTCGACGAGTCAACGGCCTCCCTGGACGTCAGCTCCCGCGACCGGCTCTTCATTGAAATGCGCCGGCTCGCGGCCGAAGGGACCGCCATCCTGTTCATCTCGCACCGCATGGACGAGGTTGCGGAAATCTCGGACCGGGTCACCGTCCTGCGCTCGGGGCGCACCGTCTCCACTGTGGAGCGTTCCGGACTGTCCATCGACCGGCTGATAGCGGACATGACAGGAAACTCCGGCCACGATGCGACCCGACGGCAACCACACGAGCCCGGGAAGGGGGTCCTTCAGGGTTCGGCCATCGCGCTGGCCCCGGAATCCTCACCAATCGACTTCGAACTGCGCGCGGGGGAGATTGTGGGCCTGGCAGGACTCGAGGGCCACGGACAGGACCAGTTCATCAAGCGCCTGGCCGGCGTCACGGCAGGACCCGGCCGCGTCGAGCGGCTCCTGGCCGAGGGACCTGCGCGCCTCAGGGAGCGCAACGGCGATGCTCTGGGTGTCGCCTACCTGCCGCGCGAACGCCGCGGAGAGTCGCTCTTCGAATCCATGTCCATCTTGGAGAACTTCGCGCTGCCCACCCTGGGAATGCACCGTCGTGGCGGGCTGCTGAGTACCGGCAGCATCGCTAAGAGGTTCGAGGCCTTCGCCCACCTGCTCTCGCTGCGCTTCGGTACCGCGGACGATGCCATCTCCACTCTCTCCGGCGGCAACCAGCAAAAGGTGCTCCTGGCCCGCTGGCTTGCCACCGACCCCCAGATCCTGTTGCTCAACGACCCCACCCGAGGGGTGGACATTGGAACCAAGCGGGAGATCTACGCGATCCTGCATCGGCTCAGCTCCACCGGCATGAGCATCGTGGTCCTCTCCAGCGAGGTCGACGAACTCGTGGACCTCGCCGACCGGGTCCTGGTCTTCCGCGACCAAACAGTCTTTGCCGAAATCCCCCATCCGGGGCTATCCACCGAGTCGATCGTCGCCGCATACTTCGGTCAGAAATCAGAGGTGCACTCATGA
- a CDS encoding MBL fold metallo-hydrolase, with product MCVDLPAEMRSGIGRRRLMAGLGLGAAGLALGAGAPGEASAATKPRRNFGPPAARGSKTKLVLLGTAGGPTHFPGNDSAGIASALVVGDRYYLIDAGHGVLTQLRKANLGPENKAPQDGPLDVLAGIFLTHLHSDHVVDLNNVLVNGIYNGLQSVNKIPVWGPGNRGALPPLFGSGPAPSPVSPGNPTPGTREMGELMVQMFATDLNDRIFDNRKPVPSQLWEAKDVPVPQRYVADPNGDPAPEMKPFTFYEDERVKVSATLVNHAPVFPALAYRFDTDDGSVVFSGDTAKCPNLVRLAKNADVLVHEVIDEDWAGQLFPLPRSEAQEGLYQHLIQAHTLKSEVGTIAAQANVKTLVLSHLVPVIQPESVWAACAEGFKGRLVVGRDLDVIDIGK from the coding sequence ATGTGTGTTGACCTGCCAGCAGAAATGCGTTCCGGAATAGGCCGCCGTCGCCTGATGGCCGGCCTCGGGCTCGGTGCCGCGGGCCTTGCGCTGGGTGCCGGTGCCCCCGGCGAAGCCAGCGCCGCGACCAAACCCCGGCGCAATTTCGGGCCCCCTGCCGCCCGCGGCTCCAAGACCAAGCTGGTGCTGCTGGGCACCGCGGGCGGTCCCACCCATTTTCCCGGAAACGACAGTGCGGGCATCGCCTCCGCGCTGGTCGTCGGTGACCGCTACTACCTCATTGACGCCGGGCACGGCGTGCTGACACAGCTGCGCAAGGCCAATCTCGGCCCGGAGAACAAGGCTCCCCAGGACGGGCCGCTGGACGTCTTGGCGGGGATTTTCCTGACCCACCTGCACTCGGACCACGTCGTGGACTTGAACAACGTGTTGGTGAACGGGATCTACAACGGACTGCAAAGCGTCAACAAGATCCCGGTCTGGGGACCGGGAAACCGCGGGGCGCTTCCCCCGCTCTTCGGCTCCGGCCCCGCACCTTCCCCGGTCAGCCCCGGGAACCCGACGCCCGGCACCCGGGAGATGGGAGAGCTCATGGTTCAGATGTTCGCCACAGATCTCAACGACAGGATCTTCGACAACCGCAAACCGGTGCCGTCGCAGTTGTGGGAGGCCAAGGACGTCCCGGTCCCTCAAAGGTACGTGGCTGATCCCAACGGCGATCCGGCACCTGAAATGAAACCGTTCACCTTCTACGAGGACGAACGGGTCAAGGTTTCGGCCACACTGGTGAACCATGCACCCGTGTTCCCCGCCCTGGCGTACCGCTTCGACACCGATGATGGATCAGTGGTGTTCTCCGGCGACACGGCCAAGTGCCCGAACCTGGTGCGCCTGGCAAAAAATGCGGACGTGCTGGTGCACGAGGTGATCGACGAGGACTGGGCGGGGCAGCTGTTCCCGCTACCGCGCAGCGAAGCCCAAGAGGGTTTGTACCAGCACCTCATCCAGGCGCATACGCTGAAGTCGGAAGTCGGGACCATTGCGGCCCAGGCCAACGTCAAGACCCTGGTCCTTTCCCACCTGGTACCGGTGATCCAGCCCGAGTCGGTGTGGGCCGCATGTGCCGAGGGATTCAAGGGCCGGCTGGTCGTCGGGCGCGACCTGGACGTCATCGACATCGGCAAGTAG
- a CDS encoding hotdog fold thioesterase, translating into MNQQTLIADPARSMLAADKALEGLGIRVLSASAGRSTAVMSIAPEMANGHGIAHGGLVFALADTAFAMAANTFGAGIATAEAAISYVSPAQIGDELVASAEVSFHEGRRMIVDVMVRAGERTVAIYRGTGRALRPGSEPPM; encoded by the coding sequence GTGAACCAGCAAACGCTCATCGCTGACCCGGCGCGGTCGATGCTCGCCGCGGATAAGGCCCTGGAAGGCCTCGGCATCCGCGTGCTGAGCGCCAGCGCGGGCCGCTCCACGGCCGTCATGTCCATCGCCCCGGAGATGGCAAACGGCCACGGAATTGCGCACGGCGGACTCGTCTTCGCCCTGGCCGATACGGCGTTCGCGATGGCGGCCAACACCTTCGGTGCGGGAATCGCCACCGCCGAGGCCGCCATCTCCTATGTCTCTCCCGCGCAAATCGGCGACGAGCTGGTGGCTTCGGCCGAGGTGTCCTTCCATGAGGGCCGCCGCATGATCGTTGACGTCATGGTGCGCGCAGGGGAGCGGACCGTGGCCATCTACCGCGGGACTGGCCGCGCCTTGCGTCCGGGGTCCGAGCCACCCATGTAG
- a CDS encoding NADH:flavin oxidoreductase: MSTETAPVSVTEVLSSSWKIDGLTIKNRFVLSPMAVLQPTKEGSPSEQTIAFLTTRAKGGAGLLIIGGTVATESGYAEAPFQPLMRFDHDRFIPGLRKMVDAVHACTVPIFAQIFPAFGAMGVPGKGRSTRAASPKPVRMAAPRLPHGMYIPGGRTNPTPEEITKAEILEVQQETVAAVVRAKAAGFDGIEIGAHMRYLYSSFLSPRTNWRTDEYGGSPENRARFLTDTIRAIRAEVGMDYPVGVRMSVNEHLPDGQGPEGFAEVMAFVAKEGLGYIALTDANYESMDDNLPSSSGQMLAHSEPQIFRKHLPDVPFLLSNTYDPQQAAQAITDGYADGIMLARQMLADPEFPNKVLKGRQEEVVWCDHDNSCLRRLILNVPVRCHLNPAMGREAALAGVEEPLSAKLKRPVEAMLIAAAGSPSLMGIADKLASAKAAKDAKK, encoded by the coding sequence ATGTCCACCGAGACCGCCCCCGTCTCCGTCACCGAGGTCCTTTCCAGCTCCTGGAAGATCGATGGCCTGACGATCAAGAACCGCTTTGTGCTCAGCCCGATGGCCGTGCTGCAGCCCACCAAGGAAGGCAGCCCCAGCGAGCAGACAATTGCCTTTCTCACCACGCGGGCCAAGGGCGGGGCTGGGCTGCTGATCATCGGCGGCACCGTGGCCACCGAAAGCGGCTACGCGGAGGCACCTTTCCAGCCCCTGATGCGCTTCGACCACGATAGGTTCATTCCAGGCCTTCGAAAGATGGTGGATGCGGTACACGCATGCACCGTGCCGATCTTCGCGCAGATCTTCCCCGCCTTCGGTGCCATGGGCGTTCCAGGAAAGGGACGGAGCACCCGCGCCGCGAGCCCGAAGCCGGTGCGTATGGCGGCACCGCGACTTCCCCACGGAATGTACATTCCCGGGGGCCGCACCAACCCGACTCCGGAAGAAATCACCAAGGCGGAGATCCTTGAGGTCCAGCAGGAGACGGTCGCCGCAGTGGTGCGCGCCAAGGCGGCGGGCTTTGACGGCATCGAGATCGGTGCCCACATGCGCTACCTCTACTCCTCATTCCTCTCCCCGCGCACCAACTGGCGCACGGATGAGTACGGTGGCAGCCCGGAAAACCGAGCCCGCTTCCTGACCGACACCATCAGGGCCATCCGCGCCGAGGTCGGAATGGATTATCCCGTCGGCGTGCGCATGAGCGTGAACGAGCACCTGCCCGACGGCCAGGGCCCGGAAGGCTTTGCCGAGGTCATGGCCTTCGTCGCCAAGGAGGGGCTGGGATACATTGCCCTGACCGACGCCAACTACGAGTCGATGGATGACAACCTGCCCTCCTCCTCGGGTCAGATGCTGGCACACAGCGAGCCACAGATTTTCCGCAAGCACCTGCCGGATGTTCCGTTCCTGCTCAGCAACACCTATGATCCGCAGCAGGCGGCCCAGGCCATCACCGACGGCTACGCCGACGGCATCATGCTGGCTCGCCAGATGCTGGCGGATCCGGAGTTTCCCAACAAGGTGCTCAAGGGCAGGCAGGAGGAAGTCGTCTGGTGCGACCACGACAATTCGTGCCTGCGCCGGCTGATTCTCAACGTACCGGTACGCTGCCACCTGAACCCTGCCATGGGCCGTGAGGCCGCCTTGGCGGGCGTCGAGGAACCGCTGTCAGCAAAACTGAAGCGTCCGGTCGAAGCGATGCTCATCGCCGCGGCCGGCTCCCCCTCGCTGATGGGCATCGCCGACAAGCTGGCCAGTGCCAAGGCTGCGAAGGACGCCAAGAAGTAG
- a CDS encoding TetR/AcrR family transcriptional regulator — translation MKLLDHSGAGGFTVQKLSIERIAREAGVSKTTIYRWWSSKVAVVIDTFLDNHVARTPVREDIPAIDALREHLASLAEVYASQEGRLVAQLIGECQQDEAAMVEFKKLFWTPRSVAVISLVERAIAEGAMRKDLDAQVVTELLYAPVYFRLLFQSGPLDRQSTESILQTALDGLVTQ, via the coding sequence ATGAAGTTGCTCGATCACTCCGGCGCCGGCGGATTTACGGTGCAGAAGCTCTCGATCGAACGCATAGCCCGCGAGGCAGGTGTCAGCAAGACCACGATCTACAGGTGGTGGTCAAGCAAGGTCGCGGTGGTTATCGACACCTTCCTGGACAACCACGTTGCCCGCACCCCCGTGCGTGAGGACATCCCGGCGATCGACGCGCTTCGGGAGCACTTGGCGTCCCTGGCCGAAGTCTATGCAAGCCAGGAGGGTCGTTTGGTGGCCCAGCTGATCGGCGAGTGTCAGCAGGACGAGGCGGCGATGGTCGAGTTCAAGAAGCTCTTCTGGACTCCGCGGTCAGTTGCCGTGATCTCCTTGGTGGAGCGGGCCATTGCCGAGGGGGCCATGCGCAAGGATCTCGACGCGCAGGTCGTCACCGAACTGCTGTACGCGCCCGTGTATTTTCGGCTGCTTTTCCAGTCGGGTCCGCTCGACCGGCAGTCGACGGAATCGATCCTGCAAACGGCTCTCGATGGCCTGGTCACCCAGTAG
- a CDS encoding ABC transporter permease subunit, protein MNRVLTLFQRWPFAFALLLTLVLLVLNLAISPSFLSPERLPGTLATLAPFVLVGFASTPSLLAGGIDISVGPLATFINCFFVAVLIPAGLGNWQLAAPIILAVAAGVGALNGILVAVVRLHPVVATTGMLFLLVGLSLTISQNPVAAPNNWTEVFAGGIGFVPGALITIGVAGVIWFALRRTAFVSNLLATGESDVSAYGSGVNIKVVRVLAYTLGGLFAGIAGIALTAIVQSSQSSLATTYALLGLAAAVLGGTSLAGGRGGLLGALFGALSIYLLQQLLTASGVAPSLIQFAYGAVLVVGVVLGATLLAPSLKRSAS, encoded by the coding sequence ATGAACCGTGTCCTAACCCTCTTCCAGCGCTGGCCCTTCGCCTTTGCCTTGCTGCTCACCTTGGTGCTGCTGGTGCTGAACCTTGCCATTTCCCCGTCCTTCCTTTCCCCCGAGCGCCTGCCCGGCACCCTGGCCACGCTGGCGCCGTTCGTCCTTGTGGGGTTTGCCTCCACGCCCTCTCTCCTGGCTGGCGGCATCGACATCTCTGTCGGCCCCCTGGCAACGTTCATCAATTGCTTCTTCGTCGCCGTGCTGATTCCCGCAGGCCTGGGAAACTGGCAACTGGCCGCTCCCATCATCCTGGCCGTTGCCGCTGGGGTCGGCGCGTTGAACGGCATCCTGGTCGCCGTGGTGCGATTGCACCCGGTGGTCGCCACCACCGGGATGCTGTTCCTTCTCGTGGGCCTGTCGCTGACCATTTCCCAGAACCCGGTGGCGGCGCCGAACAACTGGACCGAGGTCTTTGCCGGGGGCATCGGTTTCGTCCCGGGGGCCCTCATCACGATCGGTGTCGCCGGGGTCATCTGGTTCGCCCTGCGCCGCACCGCCTTCGTCAGCAATCTCCTGGCCACAGGTGAAAGCGACGTCTCCGCCTACGGTTCAGGGGTGAACATCAAGGTGGTCCGCGTCCTGGCCTATACCCTCGGCGGCCTGTTCGCCGGGATCGCCGGCATTGCGTTGACGGCCATCGTGCAGTCATCGCAGTCCTCCCTGGCCACCACCTACGCCCTGCTGGGATTGGCGGCCGCGGTTCTAGGCGGAACCAGCCTGGCCGGTGGGCGCGGCGGCCTGCTGGGCGCCCTCTTCGGAGCACTGTCCATCTACTTGCTGCAGCAATTGCTCACCGCCTCGGGCGTGGCACCCAGCCTCATCCAATTTGCCTACGGGGCAGTACTCGTCGTGGGCGTCGTACTGGGCGCGACGCTGCTGGCCCCCAGCTTGAAAAGGAGCGCATCATGA
- a CDS encoding FAD-binding oxidoreductase: MTITPETTLRPLPPGVTELDLEKALVAFAAAIGEDKVASDDESLQDFQDPFQVQGSASNLPSAVVSPTSTEDVQAVVRIANEYRIPLWPISRGKNNGYGGAAPQVRGSVMLSFRNMNRVLEINEELGYAIVEPGVSWYDLHAAIKTGGHNLVASIVDIGWGGVVSNTLEHGLTYMPYSIDQASHCGFEVVLPNGDLMRTGSGAMDNNPTWPLYKRGLGPTSTEMFMQSNYGIVTKMGYWLMPKPEVYMPLWLRVWDEDQMPAVVDALRELMLDGTIDMRPQLSNTLCMASMLTTRAEWYTGEGPMPEEIIDKIAHEMGLGRWMMRFALYGDEAVVDHNFAKLEARFLQIPSVDLVGQKHGAEAWETLPNPHERVQIGVPSQDLYKMAGWSGGEEGGHVDFSPVIPLTAQHAIAAQKLMKEMCAEVGLDFLGGMLPINARSTTFINVIAFNTKNPEQVATAYALAKRMVAEAGKRGYGEYRAHLSFMDLAAEQFGFNNHALRRFNETIKDTLDPNGIIAPGKSGIWGTRLREAGFPQA; the protein is encoded by the coding sequence ATGACTATCACCCCCGAGACGACGCTTCGCCCCCTTCCGCCCGGCGTCACTGAGTTGGACCTCGAAAAAGCCCTCGTGGCGTTCGCCGCTGCCATTGGCGAGGACAAGGTCGCGAGCGACGACGAATCCCTGCAGGACTTCCAGGATCCCTTCCAGGTTCAAGGCTCCGCGTCGAATCTCCCGTCCGCTGTAGTCAGCCCGACGAGTACCGAAGACGTTCAGGCGGTTGTTCGGATCGCCAACGAATACCGCATTCCGTTGTGGCCTATCAGCCGCGGCAAGAACAACGGCTACGGGGGAGCTGCGCCCCAGGTGCGCGGCTCCGTGATGCTCTCGTTCCGGAATATGAACCGCGTCCTGGAGATCAACGAGGAGCTCGGTTACGCGATTGTGGAGCCGGGCGTGAGCTGGTACGACCTGCACGCTGCCATCAAGACCGGCGGGCACAACCTTGTCGCCTCGATCGTCGACATCGGCTGGGGCGGCGTGGTCTCGAATACGCTTGAACACGGGCTGACCTACATGCCGTACTCGATCGACCAGGCCTCGCACTGCGGATTCGAGGTGGTGCTCCCGAACGGTGACCTCATGCGGACCGGCTCGGGCGCAATGGACAACAACCCCACCTGGCCGCTGTACAAGCGCGGCCTCGGCCCCACCTCCACCGAGATGTTCATGCAGTCCAACTACGGCATCGTCACCAAAATGGGCTACTGGCTGATGCCCAAGCCCGAGGTGTACATGCCGCTGTGGCTGCGCGTCTGGGACGAAGACCAGATGCCCGCAGTGGTCGATGCGCTGCGAGAGCTCATGCTGGACGGCACCATCGACATGCGCCCGCAGCTGTCGAACACTTTGTGCATGGCCTCGATGCTGACCACCCGTGCAGAGTGGTACACCGGCGAGGGCCCCATGCCCGAGGAAATCATCGACAAGATTGCGCATGAAATGGGCCTGGGTCGCTGGATGATGCGCTTCGCCCTCTACGGCGATGAGGCTGTGGTGGATCACAACTTCGCCAAGCTCGAGGCCCGCTTCCTGCAGATCCCCAGCGTGGACCTTGTAGGCCAAAAGCACGGGGCCGAAGCGTGGGAGACACTGCCCAACCCGCACGAGCGCGTGCAGATTGGGGTGCCAAGCCAGGACCTCTACAAGATGGCCGGCTGGTCCGGCGGCGAGGAAGGCGGCCACGTCGACTTCTCGCCGGTCATCCCGCTCACCGCCCAGCACGCGATCGCCGCGCAGAAGCTGATGAAGGAGATGTGCGCCGAGGTCGGCCTGGACTTCCTCGGCGGCATGCTCCCAATCAATGCACGCTCGACCACCTTCATCAACGTGATCGCCTTCAACACAAAGAACCCGGAGCAGGTCGCCACGGCGTACGCCCTGGCCAAACGGATGGTCGCCGAGGCGGGCAAACGCGGCTACGGCGAATACCGGGCGCACCTGTCCTTCATGGACCTCGCGGCCGAGCAGTTCGGCTTCAACAACCACGCGCTGCGCCGCTTCAACGAGACCATCAAGGACACCCTCGACCCGAACGGGATCATCGCCCCGGGCAAGTCGGGGATCTGGGGCACCCGCCTGCGGGAGGCCGGCTTCCCCCAGGCCTAA
- a CDS encoding helix-turn-helix domain-containing protein, with translation MSSVLDTRSVPPAERREYWATGIAERFFPMYVESVSSPSFEARLAGGQMGPVGVQSIQGLAHRVARTQRLVSAFDPESILLYLMTKGMINIEQDDRKCTLRPGDIACQDTSRPSVFEGAEPFEVLIFSIPKWFIGTQAEEISQRSASPMDSGPGRLAGQAIPFLAQLARTTITSGNGLSEIDGEAAAKMLLPLLQGMYGAREIPAPRSRAESLLQQMQRYVMENLHNPVLGPEAIAQAHYVSTRYVHKLFASSGGGVSAWIRQRRFEGAVEELRRSPETTIAAVAARWGYRHPASFSRAFREVHGCAPREARHLPVFAGPLARAS, from the coding sequence ATGAGCTCCGTCCTCGACACCCGATCGGTACCGCCCGCCGAACGACGGGAATACTGGGCGACGGGAATCGCCGAACGGTTCTTTCCGATGTATGTCGAGTCGGTCTCCTCCCCATCCTTCGAGGCCCGCTTGGCCGGTGGCCAGATGGGACCCGTCGGCGTCCAGTCCATCCAAGGCCTGGCCCACCGGGTGGCGCGCACCCAACGACTGGTCTCGGCCTTCGATCCCGAATCCATCCTGCTGTACCTGATGACCAAGGGAATGATCAATATCGAGCAGGACGATCGGAAGTGCACGCTTCGACCAGGCGACATCGCCTGCCAGGACACGTCTAGGCCTTCCGTCTTCGAGGGCGCGGAACCATTCGAGGTGCTCATCTTCAGCATTCCCAAATGGTTCATAGGGACGCAGGCCGAGGAGATCTCGCAGCGTTCTGCATCACCCATGGACTCGGGACCGGGCCGGCTCGCCGGGCAGGCTATTCCCTTCCTGGCGCAACTCGCCCGAACAACCATCACCAGCGGCAACGGGCTGAGTGAGATCGACGGCGAGGCCGCCGCCAAGATGCTCCTTCCCCTGCTGCAGGGCATGTACGGCGCCCGGGAGATCCCAGCGCCGCGATCCCGCGCCGAAAGCCTGCTTCAGCAGATGCAGCGATACGTGATGGAGAATCTGCACAACCCGGTGCTGGGGCCCGAAGCCATCGCCCAGGCCCACTATGTGTCCACCCGCTACGTGCACAAGCTGTTTGCCTCCTCCGGCGGCGGGGTTTCGGCGTGGATCCGCCAACGCCGTTTCGAAGGGGCAGTGGAGGAGCTGCGACGCTCCCCCGAAACAACCATCGCTGCGGTCGCGGCGAGGTGGGGGTACCGCCACCCGGCGAGCTTCAGCCGGGCGTTTCGGGAAGTCCACGGCTGCGCTCCGCGGGAAGCCCGGCACCTGCCGGTCTTCGCGGGCCCCCTGGCCCGGGCTTCGTAA
- a CDS encoding ABC transporter permease, producing the protein MTSDTLSPAPAPTIRARRPWTRFKAWVFEAPVLQVLVVLVLAAWLVISIPAIANPRSVTSILVITSLLALASMGQTLVVILGGLDLAAPGYILFGAFMAANVAGKLAVPAVVAVLITVLVCGGIGALIGWICHRFAVQPLVVTLGTGAALTGATLFLADGDYSSAPPAALRSLASLRGTTFGMPFPPIILIVLLCGVGLWIFLNRTAAGRRFHATGVNFRAARLTRIRTSVVWTLVFAASGALAGIAGIFIAAYGSGWSQTIGEPYLFSGLAAVLVGGTIFGSIRGSYTRTLLGALILTLLSTIIVSNGLSEAQSRIIFGIIILAVVSLYGRERHVRDRF; encoded by the coding sequence ATGACCAGCGACACTCTCTCCCCCGCCCCGGCGCCCACGATCCGGGCCAGACGGCCGTGGACCCGGTTCAAGGCCTGGGTCTTCGAGGCACCGGTCCTGCAGGTCCTGGTTGTCCTCGTCCTGGCGGCTTGGCTGGTCATCAGCATCCCAGCCATTGCCAACCCCCGGTCCGTCACCTCCATCCTGGTCATCACCTCGCTGCTGGCTCTCGCGTCCATGGGGCAGACGCTCGTGGTGATTCTTGGCGGGCTGGACCTGGCCGCACCCGGCTACATCCTCTTCGGCGCCTTCATGGCGGCGAACGTCGCCGGCAAGCTCGCTGTCCCGGCGGTGGTCGCCGTGCTGATCACGGTCCTCGTATGTGGTGGCATCGGTGCCCTGATCGGCTGGATCTGCCACCGCTTCGCGGTCCAGCCCCTGGTCGTCACGCTGGGCACCGGAGCGGCACTGACCGGCGCGACGCTGTTCCTGGCCGACGGGGATTATTCCTCCGCGCCGCCGGCCGCTTTGCGTTCCCTGGCCAGCCTGCGTGGAACCACCTTCGGCATGCCGTTCCCGCCGATCATCCTGATCGTGCTGTTGTGTGGGGTGGGCCTGTGGATCTTCCTCAACCGCACCGCCGCCGGACGCCGCTTCCACGCAACGGGAGTCAACTTCCGGGCCGCACGGCTCACCAGGATCCGCACCTCCGTGGTGTGGACGCTGGTCTTCGCCGCGTCTGGTGCCCTCGCCGGGATCGCGGGCATCTTCATTGCCGCCTACGGCTCAGGGTGGTCGCAAACAATCGGTGAGCCGTACCTGTTCTCGGGCCTGGCCGCCGTTCTGGTCGGCGGCACCATCTTCGGCTCGATCCGCGGCAGCTACACCCGCACGCTGCTCGGCGCGCTCATCCTGACCCTTTTGTCCACAATCATCGTGAGCAACGGACTCTCTGAAGCGCAGAGCCGCATCATCTTCGGGATTATCATCCTTGCCGTCGTCTCGCTCTACGGCCGCGAACGCCACGTCCGCGACAGGTTCTGA
- a CDS encoding acetyl-CoA C-acyltransferase — protein sequence MTTALAPNDAVIVSYRRTPIGRARKGSLTGMRPEDLAVAAIRGALSELGPIDAIGFADAYLGCAMPQGAQGDNIGRRAMVLAGMDAVPAVTVNRFCASSLQATAMAAQAVKAGDGDAFLVAGVESTSSTPPVVESAYPGFSEAARRADDIFEANRQWEDPRDRGQLPDIYISMGKTAEFVARQTGTTRQDQDEWALESQLRALRAIESGYFAREIVPVTLDGGAVVGTDDGPRPGTTLETLAGLKSVFHESGTVTAGNASPLNDGASALVVMSARRAGELGLTPLARILGSAASALSPEIMGLGPVESCRRLLERLGLSIGNIDIIELNEAFAAQVVPVVRRLGADPERVNPFGGAIALGHPFGATGARLVGTLVNGLQTTDGTLGLATLCVGGGQGMAMVVERLS from the coding sequence GTGACCACTGCCCTCGCGCCGAATGACGCGGTCATAGTCTCGTATCGCCGAACCCCCATCGGGCGGGCCCGCAAGGGCTCGCTGACGGGCATGCGTCCCGAGGATCTTGCCGTGGCGGCCATCCGCGGAGCGCTTTCGGAGCTGGGGCCAATCGACGCCATCGGATTTGCCGACGCCTACCTGGGGTGCGCGATGCCGCAAGGCGCGCAGGGCGACAATATCGGCCGCCGGGCGATGGTGCTCGCCGGAATGGACGCGGTGCCGGCAGTGACCGTAAACCGCTTCTGCGCCTCCTCGCTTCAGGCCACGGCCATGGCGGCCCAGGCCGTCAAGGCCGGCGACGGCGACGCCTTCTTGGTCGCCGGGGTCGAATCCACCAGCTCGACACCTCCAGTGGTCGAATCCGCCTACCCTGGCTTTTCGGAAGCGGCACGGCGAGCCGATGACATTTTTGAAGCAAACCGGCAATGGGAGGATCCGCGGGATCGGGGCCAGCTGCCCGATATCTACATTTCCATGGGCAAGACCGCCGAGTTCGTGGCACGGCAAACCGGAACCACGCGCCAGGACCAGGACGAATGGGCCCTGGAGTCCCAGCTCCGTGCGCTCAGGGCAATTGAATCGGGCTATTTCGCGCGCGAGATTGTTCCCGTGACCCTGGATGGCGGAGCCGTGGTGGGTACTGATGACGGCCCCCGGCCCGGCACCACGCTGGAGACGCTGGCCGGCCTGAAATCCGTGTTTCACGAATCCGGGACCGTCACCGCCGGTAACGCCAGCCCGCTCAACGACGGCGCCTCCGCGCTGGTCGTCATGAGTGCCCGTCGTGCCGGCGAACTGGGGCTGACGCCCCTGGCCCGTATCCTGGGCAGCGCTGCCAGCGCCCTGTCGCCGGAAATCATGGGGCTAGGTCCGGTGGAATCGTGCCGTCGGCTGCTCGAGCGCCTCGGGCTGTCCATCGGGAACATCGACATCATTGAGCTCAATGAGGCCTTTGCGGCCCAAGTGGTTCCCGTGGTGCGAAGGCTGGGCGCCGATCCGGAGCGGGTGAACCCGTTTGGCGGGGCGATCGCCCTGGGTCACCCCTTCGGAGCGACCGGCGCCCGCCTCGTCGGCACGCTCGTCAATGGGCTGCAGACCACCGACGGGACGCTGGGTCTGGCCACGCTCTGCGTCGGCGGCGGCCAGGGCATGGCCATGGTTGTGGAGCGGCTCTCGTGA